CGGATATGACGTTTACAGAACATCTTGACCATATTGTTCGTTACTTTGAAGAATCACCTTATACAAATGAAATAGAGGAGGAAATCAAAGAGCGGCTTGCAGAAATTGTGGAAGAATTGACTCTTCATAACCATCTTGCAATTACTCGTTCCGAATTTGCAAGACGCATTTATGCGGTTTTGAATGACAAGCAACATGAAAAAGAGAATGATAAAAGAAAAGTACGACTGAGCAAAGTTTTGGTCACCGGACCAAACAACGTAGAGTACCAAAAATACGAATATGTTTTTATTACCCGATTCAACCAGCATATGTATCCAGAACGGATTGCTTATACATGGCCGATGTCGGCGGATATTGAGCGAAAAATTTTAAACGCCGCCACTGTACAAAAGTTTTCGAATGAAATTTCCTTGTTGCGTTATTATGCAGACCGCTCAGTATATTATATCTATACTGCTCTACAAGCAGCGAAAAAGTCTGTTTTTATTTGCTATTCGCGGTTTGAGGACGGAATTAAATTATCCCCGTCTCATTACTTATATGACATAGCTAAAGCACTCGGAATTGGGGAAACAGACGACGACGACCTGTCATCCATTGAAAACCTATTAGAAAAAGAAGGTCTGCTATTTGACGCCGGCAGACTTTCCGATGCTCAGGCTTTGCCATTCTATGAACAAAACCTGCCGCCTTTGTCTAAGGATAAAATCATCACGATTGAAGATGTTGCAGTTTACCAACTCTGTCCAAGGCGATTTTACTACGAAAAAAACTTGGAGCATGAATACGTATATTCATCCGCCTTCCACCTTCAAAACTATGCAGCTTCTTTTTTGTATGAGAAGGCTGTTGTTTTATTAGTAAATCAGTTTCCTGAAGTCTCCAAGGAAAATATGCATACAATTACGCATGCCTTGCCTAATATTATTGCTCATGCAGAGAAAGAACTAAAAACTGTTTTTCCAATGGCGCAGCGTTATTGGGAAGATGTAAAAATGCGTGTTCATTTCCATCTGCAAGGATTGCTTAACCAAATATTATCAAACTCGGATTATAACCGGGCATCATTATCCATTACAAAACAAAGACAAGAAGCGAAAATTAAAGGATATACATTTGTCGGCGAGCGTCAATTGCGCGTTTCCTATCCAACAATCACTCATTATTACTCTATTACCAATATGAGGAAGATATTATCATTCTCTGCAAATGAAACGAGGGATGAACAGCAAAAGCTCGATCAAGTTAAAAAGGATTACTTTGATTTGCTTAGCAGGTTTTGCCGAAAAGAACGCGCGGCAGAACAATCATTATCCTATTACGCACAACAAATCGAATCAGGCCACTTTTCTAAAAAAGCTGGAGCGCACTGCCGCTACTGCGCTTTTGAAAATGCCTGTAAAGAAAAGGGAGTAGGCTGAGACATGAATCTGACAGAAGAACAGCAAGCAGTGATTGATGCAAACAGCCGAAAAATTCTAGTTAAAGCCGGTGCTGGAACTGGGAAGACAGAAGTATTGACTCGGCGAATTGTTCGGTTAATCGAGGAAGACCCATCTTTATCCATCACGGAGATGGCGATCATTACGTTTACGAATAAAGCAACAGAAGAATTGCAAGCACGATTAAAAAATCGCCTTTATGCTAAATGGAGCAGTTGTTCATCAGAAAGCGAGCGGAAGCGGTTTCGATACGAACTTGAACTGCTCAACTCTTCCCAAATTTCGACCATTCATAAGTTTTGCAAGAACATTTTAAGTGAAGCAGGGCCTTATTATTTAGATGATGTACTGTTTAATCCAAACTTCCATATAAAAAATGATTCACATAAACAGGCAATTACTGAAGTCATCGAAGTTTGGATTCAAGAAAAAAGAGCCAATAACGAGCCTGTAGAACATCTAAACATTATGCCTGTCCATAAGTTAAAAGATATACTTTCGACGTCATATGAATTGCTCCGTACGAAAGGCTTGGACATTGAAACGGTGCTGACTCGTACGAAACGCTATTCATCGTTGGAAGAGCGGACAGCAAGGAGATTAAAAATAGAGCTGGTTGAATTGCTAAAACGCATTCATGAACACCATTATTTGCTTAAATATAACTCGTTAGACGTCGATGATCTTCTTGAGTACTGCTATAAAATACTCAAAAACGATTATGGTTTATTGCGGAAAATCCAGCAAAAGTACAGATACATCTTTATTGATGAATTTCAAGATACGTCGCTATACCAAGCGGAAATGGTAAAATTAATTTGCGATGGATCCGACGATGCCCCTGCCTTATTTCTCGTC
Above is a window of Geobacillus thermoleovorans DNA encoding:
- a CDS encoding PD-(D/E)XK nuclease family protein; the protein is MNLEILCTPYTDDVDKWLNKNISFYSQKKILHIVPTLILYRKRLQSYRNQHKELFQNNETDFRTAAKTLEQKGIFLYEMDRFLLKLIKTGPYTVLSKRESAVIIGRVLESHSFSNNIAWKASLQDISECFITLSQSGLSLEEIRALDATQSWRLVCDLYENYLAELSQQGVLDYGQACVRLLQEYDFESFDMLLLDGAFLPILPKHQMLINRFQKLDKKIICFIPIDLDFPNNPAFEAVKTTYVNFAPMAEWKSIKSQQIAHSTVRRLAQSIFHSKVNEISDRSVTVLRFISEEEELDYIVERAGKLIEQGAAKPHEIALITPNPMELRPTVRELAEIYGIAMEVPERSLIHLPHGRAVFNLLKIHTDDRIGVLELPHFIDINMVLELIEGDLIQIPDKAVFQCIVDLQAFFEDCKTFTDWFNKIDELIAAKDQINDDYTSHPLYYIGKDTLINVKNIIEIIAAISSDLMSASDMTFTEHLDHIVRYFEESPYTNEIEEEIKERLAEIVEELTLHNHLAITRSEFARRIYAVLNDKQHEKENDKRKVRLSKVLVTGPNNVEYQKYEYVFITRFNQHMYPERIAYTWPMSADIERKILNAATVQKFSNEISLLRYYADRSVYYIYTALQAAKKSVFICYSRFEDGIKLSPSHYLYDIAKALGIGETDDDDLSSIENLLEKEGLLFDAGRLSDAQALPFYEQNLPPLSKDKIITIEDVAVYQLCPRRFYYEKNLEHEYVYSSAFHLQNYAASFLYEKAVVLLVNQFPEVSKENMHTITHALPNIIAHAEKELKTVFPMAQRYWEDVKMRVHFHLQGLLNQILSNSDYNRASLSITKQRQEAKIKGYTFVGERQLRVSYPTITHYYSITNMRKILSFSANETRDEQQKLDQVKKDYFDLLSRFCRKERAAEQSLSYYAQQIESGHFSKKAGAHCRYCAFENACKEKGVG